From a region of the Falco peregrinus isolate bFalPer1 chromosome 5, bFalPer1.pri, whole genome shotgun sequence genome:
- the TMEM158 gene encoding transmembrane protein 158 — MLPLLLPALLAACLPPCQGWSPSAAAGGQDEQEQELFLPPVNSSSRSLASLEMDLDGAASKEDGSTASPGTPAAPGQEPFPSAPTSSGQQQQQRPQPQGQPQPAEDPHCNISVQRQMVSSLLVRWSRPLGIQCDLLLFSTNSHGRAFFSAAFHRVGPPLVIEHLGLAAGGAQQDLRLCVGCSWVRGRRVGRLRGAAPQAAASALSYPPPAEPGQYWLQGEPLNFCCLDFSLEELKGEPGWRMNRKPIESTLVACFMTLVIIVWSVAALIWPVPIIAGFLPNGMEQRRSTAAAAAAK; from the coding sequence ATGCTGCCGCTGCTCCTCCCGGCACTGCTGGCCGCCTGCCTGCCgccctgccagggctggagcccctcggCGGCTGCCGGCGGGCAGGACGAGCAGGAGCAAGAGCTCTTCTTGCCGCCTGTCAACTCCTCCTCCCGCTCCCTGGCCAGCCTCGAGATGGACCTCGACGGGGCAGCAAGCAAGGAGGACGGCAGCACCGCCAGCCCGGGCACGCCGGCTGCCCCTGGCCAGGAGCCTTTCCCTTCCGCTCCCACCTCCtccgggcagcagcagcagcagcgtcCCCAGCCGCAGGGGCAGCCGCAGCCCGCCGAGGACCCGCACTGCAATATCAGCGTGCAGCGGCAGATGGTGAGCTCGCTGCTGGTGCGCTGGAGCCGCCCGCTGGGCATCCAGTGCGACCTCCTGCTCTTCTCCACCAACAGCCACGGGCGTGCCTTCTTCTCCGCCGCCTTCCACCGCGTGGGGCCGCCGCTGGTCATCGAGCACCTGGGGCTGGCGGCCGGCGGCGCCCAGCAGGACTTGCGCCTCTgcgtgggctgcagctgggtgcGGGGCCGCCGGGTCGGGCGCCTGCGGGGCGCCGCGCCGCAGGCCGCCGCCTCCGCGCTCTCCTACCCGCCGCCGGCGGAGCCCGGCCAGTACTGGCTGCAGGGGGAGCCGCTCAATTTCTGCTGCCTGGatttcagcctggaggagctgAAGGGCGAGCCGGGCTGGCGGATGAACCGCAAGCCCATCGAGTCCACCTTGGTGGCTTGTTTCATGACTCTGGTCATCATCGTGTGGAGCGTGGCCGCCCTCATCTGGCCGGTGCCCATCATCGCCGGCTTCCTGCCCAACGGCATGGAGCAGCGCCGCagcaccgccgccgccgccgccgccaagTAG